The genomic segment AGCGTCATCAAAACCAATGTGCCACAATTCAGTAATTGGCCCAATTGTCATATCAAAACTCCCAGCAGTAGTATCGCTGTAGTCAAAGGCTGCTTGCAACAAGTAATATAAATCATCAGATACCTCGACTGGTTTTATACCAGCTTGGCTATTGATTTTTTCAACTTCTGAATCTCCGCTGGCTTCATCAACGGTAATCAAGCCTGCAAGTTCTTCGATCCGTTCAAAAGCTGAATCTAACGCTTCTTGTTTGTCTTGATTATAAATCGTTACCTTCACTACCGTACCCATTAAAAATTCAGTTCTTTCAAACGGTTCCTTAGCTAACGACCGCTCTTTTGTGCTCGTTTCTTTTCCGCAACCTGCAAGCAAGAAAAGTCCAGCAATTAACGAAACCATTATCTTGCCTGCCCATTTTTTTCTCATCAAAAAGACCCCTTGTTTGTTATCAATTTTTATCCAAATTCCATTAAAAATAAACAGGCCTTAGAAATTAATCTAAGACCTCTATATTATGTCATTTTACCTTAACCTTTTCAATATTTGCTAAAGGAATAGCCCTAGCAAAAAACAATTTCAAAGGGATTAGTTATCTATTTCAATCTTATCTGTTTTACCTTCCGCTGCTGCATCAACGAGTTGTTGTGCATATTCAACAAACAATTCATGAGAATGAGTTGCGCCCGACACAACTTCAACAGCTGAAGGATCTTGTGCATCTACTAAAGCTTGGTTGTATTCAGGAATGTACTCTGCAGGGCCAGTTCCAACTTTTTCTTTCATTGCTTTTTGGTATTCTTCGCTTTCTGATTTTAATTCTCCAGCATCATTAACATAGTCATAGTTTGATTCTGTAATTTGTCCGTCTTTAACAGTCATATTAAAAACAACACGCCAACCATTGTCATCAAGATTTTTTTCTTCTAATAAGTATGAACCATCTTGTAACGCTACTGCTTCAGTTGAGCTCATTGACTCAGAGCTTGTCTTTTCTGATTCAACAACTGCTGAACTTTCTACAGCAGAACTCTCTTCAGTAGTTGAATCATCTGACCCACATGCTGCCAATACAAATGTTGAAGCAAAAACAACTGATGCCATTTTCAAACCTTTTTTAAATTCCATAATATATACCCACCCTATTTTTATAGTCTGATCTTCCTAACGAAAGAACAACCCGGCTATTTCATTTGGCTGATCATCTACTATCAGTATAACGACTTACACATATATTGTCTATATTTTCACATGATATTCTTATAATATACACTGAGACAACACGTTACCAACAGCCACGCAACCCAAATATGCTTATTTATAAACATTTAATGGTGGTATATCTTTCTAAGTCTTTTTTAATAGTGGAATTTTTCTTCAATATAAATTATTTTTTACATCACAAACTCTCTTTTTACAATCTCGAAATTTCTATTTTCTTTAAAATACCCTTTGTTTCTTGATGAAAACTGGAATTTGTCGATAATGTGACAACCGTTTGTGCTTTTTTGCATTATCATTTTCCTTGATTTAATCCTTTTTTCAACACTGTTTTGTATATATTTTAACGAATACTTTCTTTTTCAAACTGTATATACCCAGTTCTGTATACCTTTTTTCAAAAGAATCTTTTAAAATGTAGACATATTCATTTTTATTTTGTATAATAAATTCATCAGATTGTTGTGAAACTTTTAACTAACTTGATGAAACTTGCAATTATTATTCTATTTAAAAAAAAGTTTTTAAAAAGGAGCTAGAAAAAATGACTCAAACAAATGTAGTTGTTGTTGGTGCTGGTTTTGCAGGAGTTGCTGCTACGAAACAATTAGCAAAGAAACTTAAGAAAAATAAAGATGTAACGATCACGTTAATCGATCGTCACTCTTACCTTACTTATATGACCGAATTGCACGAAGTGGCTGGGGGACGTGTTGAGCCTGAAGCTATTCAATATGATTTACAACGTTTATTCGCTCGCAAAAAAAATGTTAACTTGGTAACAGATACCGTTACTGCTGTTGACCACGATAAAAAGGTTGTTGTAACTGAAAACGGATCTTACAACTATGATTATTTAGTTTTAGGTATGGGTGGAGAACCAAATGACTTTGGAACACCTGGAGTTAAAGAACACGGCTTCACTCTTTGGTCATTAGAAGACGCTGTTCGTTTACGTCATCACATTGAAACTACTGTTGCTGCTGCAGCAATTGAACACGATGCTGAGAAACGTGCAGCTATGATGCGTTTTGTGATTTGTGGTTCTGGATTTACGGGTATCGAAATGGTCGGAGAATTATTAGATTGGAAAGATGTTTTAGCTAAAGAATACAAATTTGACGCTTCTGAGATCGAATTGATCGTTGTTGAAGCTGCTCCTACTATCTTAAACACACTTCCTCGTCAAGATGCCGATAAAGCTGAAAAATTCATGACGAAAAAAGGCATCAAGATTATGAAAGATGCTCCAATTGTTAGCGTTGGTTCAGATTCTGTTCTATTAAAATCTGGAGAAGAAATTGCTACGAAAACATTAGTCTGGACTGCTGGTGTTAAAGCGAACACAGATACAGCAGAATTTGGAATGGAACAAGCACGCGCAGGACGCCTAGTTGCTAATGAATTTATGGAAGCAAAAGATCTAAAAGATGTTTATGTTATTGGTGATCTTGTCTACTACGAAGAAGAAGAAGGTAAACCAACTCCTCAAATCGTACAAGCTGCTGAACAAACTGGACACACTGCTGCTGTTAACGTGATTGCAGCCATTGAAGGTAAAGAAAAACACAAATTCGAATCAAATTACCAAGGAACAATGGTTTCTATCGGTTCGAAATATGGTGTTGCTTATTTGATGGATAAATTCCACCTTAGCGGATTCTTCGCTATGTTAATGAAACACATTGTGAATTTGAAATACTTCCTTGATATTCGTTCTGGCTACTACATGGTACAATATATATTCCATGAATTCTTCCACATCAAAAACCAAAGAAATATTTTCCGCGGTCATCTTTCTCGGTACGGAAATGTCTTATGGAGTGTTCCTTTAAGAGTCTTTTACGGTAGTATGTGGTGTTTTGAAGGGGTCAAAAAAGCCTTTGGTTTATTTGGTTCTCAAAGCTGGTTTGGCGATAATGTAGCTTTACCGTTCTCTTGGTTGCAAGACGTAACTAGTGGAGCTTCAGAAGTAGTGGACGAAGTTACGGAAGTTGCAAAACCTATCTTTGGTCTGAGCTACGTATACGGTGAAGAACCCATGATGGTTTTATCTCATGCTCCTGGCTGGTTTAACAGTATTATGGAATTTATGATTCCTACTCCTGAAGTAGCTCTAATTTTCCAAAAGTTCATGACTTGTGTGGAAATTGCTATTGGTTTGGCTTTAATTGCCGGCTTATTCACTTGGTTAGCTAGTGCTGCTACTGTTGCTTTAGTTGTCAGCTTTGCTTTATCTGGTATGTTCTACTGGGTCAACATTTGGTTTGTCTTCGCAGCTATCGCTTTGATGAATGGTTCTGGTCGTGCGTTTGGTTTAGACTACTACGTGATTCCATGGATTCAAAAAGTTGCCGGTAAATGGTGGTATGGTACACCAAGGTCTTTATATAAATAAAAATTTAAGTTTACTATAGTATAAATGGGTGAGTGAAGGTAGGTCTCTCTACCTCCACTCATTTTCTTATGGCTTAAAGGGCACTAAACTTCATGTATGAAAGAGAAAAAAATGTTAAGATAGAAAGAAGAATTCAGTATTTTTTCTTCTTTGTCTCTTGTTATTTTTACTGAATGATCAAAACAAGCGATAACTTAATTCATTGAGTTTATTAAATAAGGGCTGGTGTATATGAATAGAAACCAAAAACTTGTATATATTGCATTATTGGCAGCTCAAGCTGTTATTTTAAGTTTAGTTGAAAGAAGCATTCCTTTTCCCTTTGCCTTTGCTCCAGGTGCAAAACTTGGAATTGCTAACCTTATTACAATTGTGGCTATATTTACGTTACCTTTAAAAGACAGTTTTACAGTAGTCTGGATGAGACTCATTATGACTACTCTCCTCGGAGGCACCTTGTCTACTTTTATGTACAGTTGTGCCGGAGCTCTATTGAGTTATGTTGGCATGCTAATCGTAAAAATGTTGGGGCCAAAACGTGTCAGCATTATCGGAATAAGTGCTACAGGTGGTATCTTGCATAATGTTGGCCAATTAGCAGTTGCTAGTTGGATCGCTCAAACGTGGACCGTTATGCTTTACTTGCCTATTTTATCCTTCATGGGTATTTTGTCTGGTATTGCTATTGGTATTGCTGCTAATTATCTAATGACTCATGTAAGAACATTAAAAGATTTCCAAAGTCATACTCAACACCATAGTAAAAAAAGTAGTCGTAAAACTACTTATGCAAATTCTTAAATACTACCGCCATAACTTTATGAAACGAAAGGGGAATACACATGCAGATCCATCCTATGTGGGAAGCCTACCCTGAACTGCACTCTGAATTGATACAAACGATCGAATTGATGGATTCAAAAATCCATCTTAGAAATAAGCCTATCGAGAACGCTATAGTCGATATGATGCATACAGGAGGTAAATTGATTCGGCCAGCTTATACCCTATTGTTTTCCTCATTCGGGGATGATCATGATCCTAGCCGGGCACGGGCTTTTTCTGCTGCTATTGAAGTATTGCATATGGCTACGTTGATCCATGATGATGTCATTGATGATTCACCTAAACGACGTGGTCAAAAAACCATTCAATCAAAATACGGCAAAGATGTAGCTGTATATGCTGGTGATTATCTCTTTACCGTGTCATTCAAACTGATAACAGATTATTCTAATTCTATGAAACAAATGCAAATCAACACTAAAGGGATGGAACGCATCCTAATGGGTGAAATTGATCAAATGCATCTTAGATACAATAAAAAAATAACCATTCGAAATTATTTAACTCAGATCTCTGGTAAAACAGCTCAATTATTTGCTTTAGCTTGTTACTCAGGCGCCTTGGAAAGTGGACAAGACGAAAGATTTGCTAGACATTGCTATTATATCGGAAGTCATATTGGTATGGCTTTTCAAATTAAAGATGATATTTTAGATTACTCCCAGACAGCTGATACATTTGGAAAACCCGTGCTAGAGGATGTTAAACAAGGTGTTTATTCTTCGCCTCTCATTTATGCTATGCGGAAAAATAATGCTGCTTTTAAAGACTTGCTTAATAAAAAAGATCAGATGACCAACGAGGACACAAAGAAAGTGCGACAATTAGTGATTGATTTAGGCGGATTAAAGGAAGCTGAACGTTTAGCCCATAAGTACACAGAAAAGGCTTTAAAACGTATTGATCAATTACCAAATACTCCAGAAAAAGAAATTATTCGCGACGTAACGGAGTCACTATTAAACCGTAATATTTAGCGGATCGTAAATAAACACCTAATTCAAATAAAAAGACAAGAACAGGCTAAAGCCTAATTCTTGTCTTTTTATTTTAAAACCTTACGAGAATGGTAGACTATTTCTACTTTTAAGAATTAAAGCAGATAAAGAATCCGCTTTCATTTTTATTTACTTAAAACTACTATAAGTACAACTAACTAGATAGAATCGTTAAGAATCTAACGTTTGCTTCATTTTACGTTTGCACCGGTCTAACGCATTTTTTATTTGCAAACTATCACAATTCAGTTGTTCAGCAATCTCGTCTATTTCTTTATTATTAAGATAAAGAGAAAAGACCTGCTGCTCTAACTTAGACAATGCATGGTGATAGCCCTCTAATTTTTCTTTAACTTGTAAAATATCCAGTGCGGATAGTCCTTCTTTTGCGTTCGTTATGTATTGAGGACTCATTCCCTTTTCTAGCATACTATCTAATGACTCAACAATTTTTTCAATTCTTCTTTTCTTTGCCATATCTTTTCGAATCAAACTGAAGATATGGTGTTTGAAATTTAATTTATAGAAATT from the Carnobacterium inhibens subsp. inhibens DSM 13024 genome contains:
- a CDS encoding FMN-binding protein translates to MEFKKGLKMASVVFASTFVLAACGSDDSTTEESSAVESSAVVESEKTSSESMSSTEAVALQDGSYLLEEKNLDDNGWRVVFNMTVKDGQITESNYDYVNDAGELKSESEEYQKAMKEKVGTGPAEYIPEYNQALVDAQDPSAVEVVSGATHSHELFVEYAQQLVDAAAEGKTDKIEIDN
- a CDS encoding FAD-dependent oxidoreductase, whose product is MTQTNVVVVGAGFAGVAATKQLAKKLKKNKDVTITLIDRHSYLTYMTELHEVAGGRVEPEAIQYDLQRLFARKKNVNLVTDTVTAVDHDKKVVVTENGSYNYDYLVLGMGGEPNDFGTPGVKEHGFTLWSLEDAVRLRHHIETTVAAAAIEHDAEKRAAMMRFVICGSGFTGIEMVGELLDWKDVLAKEYKFDASEIELIVVEAAPTILNTLPRQDADKAEKFMTKKGIKIMKDAPIVSVGSDSVLLKSGEEIATKTLVWTAGVKANTDTAEFGMEQARAGRLVANEFMEAKDLKDVYVIGDLVYYEEEEGKPTPQIVQAAEQTGHTAAVNVIAAIEGKEKHKFESNYQGTMVSIGSKYGVAYLMDKFHLSGFFAMLMKHIVNLKYFLDIRSGYYMVQYIFHEFFHIKNQRNIFRGHLSRYGNVLWSVPLRVFYGSMWCFEGVKKAFGLFGSQSWFGDNVALPFSWLQDVTSGASEVVDEVTEVAKPIFGLSYVYGEEPMMVLSHAPGWFNSIMEFMIPTPEVALIFQKFMTCVEIAIGLALIAGLFTWLASAATVALVVSFALSGMFYWVNIWFVFAAIALMNGSGRAFGLDYYVIPWIQKVAGKWWYGTPRSLYK
- a CDS encoding Gx transporter family protein, with translation MNRNQKLVYIALLAAQAVILSLVERSIPFPFAFAPGAKLGIANLITIVAIFTLPLKDSFTVVWMRLIMTTLLGGTLSTFMYSCAGALLSYVGMLIVKMLGPKRVSIIGISATGGILHNVGQLAVASWIAQTWTVMLYLPILSFMGILSGIAIGIAANYLMTHVRTLKDFQSHTQHHSKKSSRKTTYANS
- a CDS encoding polyprenyl synthetase family protein; translation: MQIHPMWEAYPELHSELIQTIELMDSKIHLRNKPIENAIVDMMHTGGKLIRPAYTLLFSSFGDDHDPSRARAFSAAIEVLHMATLIHDDVIDDSPKRRGQKTIQSKYGKDVAVYAGDYLFTVSFKLITDYSNSMKQMQINTKGMERILMGEIDQMHLRYNKKITIRNYLTQISGKTAQLFALACYSGALESGQDERFARHCYYIGSHIGMAFQIKDDILDYSQTADTFGKPVLEDVKQGVYSSPLIYAMRKNNAAFKDLLNKKDQMTNEDTKKVRQLVIDLGGLKEAERLAHKYTEKALKRIDQLPNTPEKEIIRDVTESLLNRNI
- a CDS encoding sigma-70 family RNA polymerase sigma factor, giving the protein MADEEETLSLMSDEELIRKIKHGDGYPFKILFERYHPLVIKLTKEYYLKSYESEDLWQEARMVFHKTIQTYDSDKGHTFGNFYKLNFKHHIFSLIRKDMAKKRRIEKIVESLDSMLEKGMSPQYITNAKEGLSALDILQVKEKLEGYHHALSKLEQQVFSLYLNNKEIDEIAEQLNCDSLQIKNALDRCKRKMKQTLDS